CATCAGCCAAGGGATGCTCGGAATTTTTTTCAACCGAGGCGGCGAGCTGGAGAATCCGGTCAGTATTTAATGGATTTTTCACTCCGCTCGAGATGGCAATAATGTCAGTGACGGCCGGCTCGCCCTTAGTCAATGTCCCGGTTTTATCAAACACTACCATGGTAATGCGTTTGGCGGTTTCTAAAGCGCGGCTGTTTTTAATTAAAATTCCTTTGGCCGCGGCCAGCCCGGTGCCCATCATCACGGCCGTGGGCGTGGCCAGGCCCAAAGAACAAGGGCAGGCGATGATTAAAACCGAAACAAAGGCGGTTAGGGCAAAAGTAAAAGAATATCCTAAAATTAGCCAAGCAGCTAAAGTAATTACGGCTATAACTATAACCGTTGGCACAAAATAGAAAGCGACCCTATCGGCCAAAAGTTGAATTGGCGCTTTAGTGGCTAAGGCCTGTTCCACAATTTTTATAATCTGCGCGATCATGGTATCGCCGCCGACCTTTAAGGCTTTAATTTTTAAACTACCATTTTTGTTAAGCGTAGCTCCAATAACTTCGTCGCCAATATTTTTTTCTACCGGCAGGCTTTCGCCGGTAATCGTTTTTTCATCCACGCTGGTATGGCCGTCTATTACTACGCCGTCAAGAGGGATTTTTTCCCCGGGCTTAATCAGGATGATGTCGCCGACTTTAACTTCAGAGATGGGAATTATTATTTCTTTATTATCTTTTATGATGGTCGCTTCTTTAGGCTGCAGGCCGATTAATTTTTTTATGGCCGCGCCGGCTTTGCCTTTGGTTACGGCTTCAAGATATTTTCCCAGAGTGATAAAAATTAAAATAAAAGCCGCGCTTTCATAATATAAATGGTCGCCGGCATAATCAGGCTTAAACCAAATCAGCAAAGAAATGGTTAAGCTGTAAAAATAAGCGGCCAAGGTGCCGGTTTCAATCAAAGAATCCATATTGGGGTTTAGCTGAATCAGTTTTTTCAGGCCGGATATATAGAGAGGGTAATTTATGATCATGATAATCGTCGTAATCGCGAATTGAATAACTATCTCCATTTTTAAAGATAATGGCGGCTGCGGCAGAGCGAACATTTCGCCCATGGCCAAATAAAAAATCGGCAAGCCTAAAAGCGCGGAAAAAATAAAAATTTTTCTTAATTTTTTAGTTGAAGCTTCGGCCTGGCTAGGCCCGGAATTATGACCCTCGGCCGTGCCGTCAAATACCTCGTAGCCGATTTTTTTCATCTGTTTTTTTATGTCCTCCAGGCTGACTTTATCCGGATCATACTCTAAATTTAATTTTTCCGTGGCAAAATTAACGTTAGCCGAAATGACTCCGCTAGTTTTTCTTAAGCTGTGTTCAATATTGGCCGCGCAGGAAGCGCAGTGCATGTTAGCTATATTTAGAATAATTTTTTTCATATAAATGTTTAAGGTCAGCGTGA
This genomic window from Patescibacteria group bacterium contains:
- a CDS encoding heavy metal translocating P-type ATPase, coding for MKKIILNIANMHCASCAANIEHSLRKTSGVISANVNFATEKLNLEYDPDKVSLEDIKKQMKKIGYEVFDGTAEGHNSGPSQAEASTKKLRKIFIFSALLGLPIFYLAMGEMFALPQPPLSLKMEIVIQFAITTIIMIINYPLYISGLKKLIQLNPNMDSLIETGTLAAYFYSLTISLLIWFKPDYAGDHLYYESAAFILIFITLGKYLEAVTKGKAGAAIKKLIGLQPKEATIIKDNKEIIIPISEVKVGDIILIKPGEKIPLDGVVIDGHTSVDEKTITGESLPVEKNIGDEVIGATLNKNGSLKIKALKVGGDTMIAQIIKIVEQALATKAPIQLLADRVAFYFVPTVIVIAVITLAAWLILGYSFTFALTAFVSVLIIACPCSLGLATPTAVMMGTGLAAAKGILIKNSRALETAKRITMVVFDKTGTLTKGEPAVTDIIAISSGVKNPLNTDRILQLAASVEKNSEHPLADAIVKKAANKKLEFMPIQNFMAIPGKGVSAEISGRNIILGTRKLMVENQIDILPIENKTAELEKQGKTTMILAVDKNIAGLISLADTLKDSSREAIAKLKSLNKKIAIISGDNKRVAEAIAKELGIDYVLAEVMPEDKALEVKKLQARGEIVAMIGDGINDAPALASSDLGIVLGSGTDVAMETGEIILIKDDLRDVAAAIDLSVFTLKKIKQNLFWAFFYNIIGIPIAAGVLYPLTGWLLSPSLAAAAMAFSSVSVVLNSLSMKNYKA